A section of the Patescibacteria group bacterium genome encodes:
- the rpmA gene encoding 50S ribosomal protein L27, whose protein sequence is MAHKKAGGSTALGRDSKSKRLGVKLADGQFAKAGAIIIRQRGTKYHPGQNVKKGNDDTLFATVAGMVKFTTKKLKKFNNQLKNTKIVSVLPQK, encoded by the coding sequence ATGGCTCATAAGAAAGCCGGCGGTTCCACAGCGCTGGGCCGGGATTCAAAAAGCAAAAGATTGGGTGTTAAGCTGGCAGACGGGCAATTCGCCAAAGCCGGCGCGATTATAATTCGGCAAAGAGGCACAAAATACCATCCGGGCCAGAACGTAAAAAAGGGCAATGACGATACTTTGTTCGCCACGGTTGCCGGCATGGTTAAATTTACCACAAAAAAGCTGAAAAAATTCAACAATCAGCTGAAAAATACAAAAATTGTAAGCGTCCTGCCGCAAAAATAA